A stretch of DNA from Bacillus marinisedimentorum:
GAATGACTATACACTTCGGGAGCCGGTGCCATAGGATATGGTGAACCTTATAAAGGAGGGTGAAAAAATGAGTGGTGGATATGGATACGGCGGCGGTTTCGCTTTGATCGTAGTATTGTTCATTCTCTTGATCATTGTGGGAGCTGCGTGGGTTTACTAATTTAAGCCCAAGTCTGAAGATGAAGGGCGAAAGCCTAATCGCAGGTTAATGAATTTGCATACAATGAAACAACGTTAGAAGAAGGAGGTGTCGTCATGAGTGGAGGTTACGGATACGGCGGCGGTTTCGCCTTGATCGTAGTATTGTTCATCTTGCTGATTATCGTAGGTGCAGCATGGTGGGGATACTAAAATAGACAAAGCGGAAATACCTTTTAAGCGCTGAACGTCAGTAGCTAAGAAGGTCAAAAAAGAGGCTGAACCCTTTGACGGGCAGCCTCTTTTTAATGAACATGTATGGAAGGGTATAGCATGGCGGAAAGCCGGAATCAATCCGGCAGATGCTGTTTATCGTCAAGTGAATAAAATTTCAATATAAGAGGAGATCAGAAGAATGGTAATCAGGACATTGATTGTCCGGAAAATCTGCGGATGCTTTTCTTCCGGGATTTCACGCTGGGTAACCAGGTTGTTTGTCAGGTTATTGAATGTATATAAAATGAAGAGGGCAAACGGAATATATAAAATAAGCATGGGATCACTCCATTACATAATCTATGATACTAATATGGCATGAAAAAGAGATGAAAGCAAACGAAGAGATAGTTATCTATCATTATAACGTTTTTCAGTGAAAACGAACATGCCTAATAAGAAAAGAGCATCCGTTGTCTGGATGCTCTTTGCTGTTTTTACCGCGCCTTCAGTTGGTTGTTGATCAAAATATCATAGCCGCCGTCAAAATCCTGGACGTAGCAATGTTTCGGAGCCCGGAAAAACTGCGACAGAAAGATAAAGTCAGTTACACTAAGGCCGATATTGGCTGCAGCTGCAATGACAAAGTAATGCATATACTCCGGCATAGCCACGCTCAGTGAGATCGTAATTGCTGTAATCACGATTGCCGGTGATAAGGTAGCCAGGATAAAGAGATTGCGGGGCATCGATTGGCAATACCGAAACTGCAGCACTGGAAGCAAACCTTTCCGGCGCTTGATCCTAAATTGGACTTTTTTTCCTGTGAGCCACAGAGGCACTACGTGCAGCAGTTTGTGCACAGGCGAAATGAGCAGAAGCCCCGCAGCAAACCATACAAAGCGATCCGCGTGCAGCGTTCCTGATGGATGGATAATGCTGAACGACAGATAAAGGAAAATAAATGTAAAAAGCATCGCAAACATTGATATAATAAGGATACGAAATGATCCATACTCTCTCGTTAAATGAACGGATTTCCAGCAGTTCATGACATTCACCACTTTCAGTTCCTTTATCGTTACTCAAATAATTTACGATGTTTTATAATAGAAATCAATAGTTTTCGAGAAAATATTTAAGGAATTTTCACGATCTCTACAGATCGTTCACATTACTACTATATAAGAATAGAAAGGAAATTCATATGGAGTCACTGGAAGAACGGCTGCGAAAGCTTGAATATCATCAGCGCCTTTTATTGGACATGGTCGAGCCCAATACGCATCCTTTTGACAAGCTGGTTATTAGGAAAGGCCTTTCTGAAGAAGAAGTTGCGGAAACCCTGGCACTTTGTGGAAAGCTGAATGAGGAATATGAGCGGCAGATCGAAGAAGGGTATGTTTCGTTCACAAAGCTCCTTACCCAGTTTGTCGGCATGCTGCATCCAGGCCTGGAAGCGGTGGAAACGATTGAATCTCTTTATTATCAAGGTATATACAGGAAATTAATGAGCCGATTAAAAGAAGAAGCGGCTAATATCAGAGATTAGCCGTCAAGTTTTCTTCGTTTTCATTTTTTTCTTCAACCAGTAAACTTC
This window harbors:
- a CDS encoding YjcZ family sporulation protein, encoding MSGGYGYGGGFALIVVLFILLIIVGAAWWGY
- a CDS encoding YjcZ family sporulation protein; its protein translation is MVNLIKEGEKMSGGYGYGGGFALIVVLFILLIIVGAAWVY
- a CDS encoding DUF1878 family protein, translated to MESLEERLRKLEYHQRLLLDMVEPNTHPFDKLVIRKGLSEEEVAETLALCGKLNEEYERQIEEGYVSFTKLLTQFVGMLHPGLEAVETIESLYYQGIYRKLMSRLKEEAANIRD
- a CDS encoding DUF3267 domain-containing protein, with the protein product MFAMLFTFIFLYLSFSIIHPSGTLHADRFVWFAAGLLLISPVHKLLHVVPLWLTGKKVQFRIKRRKGLLPVLQFRYCQSMPRNLFILATLSPAIVITAITISLSVAMPEYMHYFVIAAAANIGLSVTDFIFLSQFFRAPKHCYVQDFDGGYDILINNQLKAR